The sequence CCTTGTAGGTTCCCCACCATTGATTTCCAGCTTTTTGAGCCCTTCCGAGAATGAGTCCATAACTCGTCGGAGGAAGGGCTCGAAAAGCCCTCTGCAAATGGCATTTTCAGAGGATGCCAGGATCGTTCGAACCGGCGGCCACCGGTCCGAACGCGTTTCGAGTGAGATCAATCTGCGTCCGGAGCCCTCATTGAGCGAGCTCAGCGCTGAGCAGCGATCCCTCGAAGCGACCTGGCTTGGATATCAAACAGTTGAAAGAGCCCGTCATCAAAGACGCGAGCTCACCTCTACAAGACAGATACAAGCCATGAATCCCACCGAATACGACATTATCGCAATCGACATATCGAAAGATACACTTGAAGCGCTCAGCGACAAGCGAAGTTTCAGCGTATCCAACAAAGCAGACGCCCTTAGCGAGCTGACCGACCACATCGCCACCTTCAAGACGCCCTTGGCCGTCTTCGAGGCGACCGGCGGATACGAGCGAATCCTCATGCAGCAACTCCTCGCCAAGGGCCTCCCCTTCGCCAGGGTCAACCCGGCTCGAGTGCGACACTACGCCAAGAGCGAGGGGGTCAAGGCAAAGACCGACCCCATCGACGCGCGCATGATTCGCAACTTCGCGAAAGAGAAGAACATACGACCCCAAACGCCTCCCTGCGAAAAACGCCAGCAGCTCGCCGCCCTGCTCGACCGCAGAAGCCATCTGAGCGAACAGCTAAGCCGCGAGAAAAACCGGCGGCAAAACAGCGATCCTCTCATCCACCCATCCATCGAGCGCATGATCGCGATCGTGCAGAACGAGCTTGAGACGATCGAAGAGGACATCAGGGAGCTCGTCCAAAGCGACGCGAAGATGCGCTCCCAGCAAGGCATCGCCCTCTCGGTCTGCGGCGTGGGCGAAGTCACGGCTTGGACCCTGCTCGCGCACCTCAGCGAGATCGAGTCCCTCAACAGGAACCAGATCGTCGCCTTGGCTGGAATCGCCCCCTTCAACGACGACAGCGGAAAGACCAAGAAGAAAAGACGCATCCAAGAGGGTAGAGCCAAAGTCAGACGGTGCCTCTACATGGCGACCAAAACTGCTGCGGTGCACAACGAAGTGATAAGACCTTACGTCCAGAAGCTCAGGGACAAGGGCAAGCCGTACAAGTGCGCCATCGTCGCTGGAATGAGGAAGATGCTCATACACATACAAAGCCTGTTCAAAAAACTTAACTTACAGCTTGCTCAGTGACACAGTTGCTCAGCGGTTAAAAAAACTTTGCGTCCTCCGCGCTCTTCGCGGTTAAGAAAAGCCTTCACATGCAAAAGCTCCTTCCACTCTTCGCCATCACCCTCGCCACTAACGCATTCGCCTCCCCCCGCATCGAGTCGGATTCCATCACGAGCCGGCACGACATGCAGCTACTGCGCGACAACGGGGCCATCGAGAGCGCGGTGCTAACGTGGCCCTGGCCCCTCGGACGAGACGCCCTCGGCGATCATCAATCGGCAATCGGTGATCTCGAATCGATGGCTTTCCCGCTGTCTCGGATGGAATCAGTCTACTCGGAAGCAAGCGAGTTGGGCTTTCGCCCCACCAAAACCTCGCTTTCCCTCGCGTCTGATACGCTCCCTTTCCGGTCCTTCGGCTCCCAGCCACGCGAGCAGTTCGAAGCCTCGCTGTCGCAGTCCTGGCTGAGCGAGTGGTTCGCAGGGAACGTCAGCCTCACTTACGCGGACAATCCCCTTGACGGCGACGAGTTCCGACTCGACGGGACCTATCTGGCAATGGCATTGGGCAACTGGTCTTTCGGCATCGACCAAGTCGACCGTTGGTGGGGCCCGGGCTGGGACGGTTCGCTCATTCTCTCGAACAACGCTCGCCCCGTCCCCGCCCTCTCACTCACGCGCATATCGCCGGACGCCTTTGAAAACAAGTGGCTTCGTTGGATCGGTCCCTGGACCTTCACCACCTTCATGGGGCAGCTCGACAACGACGAAGGCGAGCGGCCTGGATCGGATGCTCGGCTCTTCGGCATGCGCATCGACTTCACCCCCTTCGGCTGGGAAAACCTCGATATCGGACTCAGCCGCACCGCTCAATGGGCTGGGGATGGGCGTCCTGGAGATTTGGATACGTTCTGGCGTCTTCTCATCGGAGAAGACAATCGCGTCAATGGAGTCACTTTCGAGAACGAGCCCGGCAACCAATTGGCGGGCATCGACTATCGTTTGAGAATCCCTGGGTGGAACCTCGCCCAGTACGCCCAACTCACCGGCGAAGACGAGGAAACTTACCTGCCCGACGCCAACATGTTGCTGGCCGGCCTCGAAACCTGGGGTGAGCTAGAATCAACGAACGCAACCTGGCGCGCCTACTTCGAATGGGCCGATACCCGAGCCGGATACTTGAGGCGCGATCCGCGCCCTGATCGCGATTTTAACACCGCCTACAACCACGGCATCTACCGCTCCGGCTACCGCCGCAAGGGAAGAGCCATCGGCCACGCCATGGACGGCGACGGCGTCATGCGCTCCATCGGCGGCTTCATCGTGCAGGAAAACGGCAATCTCTGGGGAGCTAAGTACCGCAACTACTCCCTCAACCGCGACGGCCGCGGCCCTCACTCCATCACCATCGATCCAGTTGAAGGAAGCTCGATCGAAGTGTTCGCGGAACTAAATGACCTCACCTTTCTACCTTTCGTCAGCGATCAGCGATCAGCCATTAGCCATCCGAAGCTCACCTTCGGAATCCACTACATCGACGAAGAGAATCAGGTTACGGGCGAGAGCGATTCCGATCTCGGAGGACATGTGTCGATCGTCACAAGTTTTTAGTTCGACTGTCGCCGAAATTGAAAACTGCAGATTTCGCATAGAAGATTAAGCAACCGCCGAGGACGCTAAGCTCGCGGGGAGCGATTGAATGGTTCTAGCAGACAAAAGGAGCAGCAGTTCAGACCAGGAGCAAACTAACGAACGACCCAAAACTTGACCGCCACCCATATTCCCATACACTCACCCATATGAAAACGACGATCGAACTTCCCGACGAACTACTAGCGGAAGCCAAGGCCGTGGCTCTGAAGCGAAAAACCACGCTTAAGGAAATAATCACCAAGGCCTTGCAGAGGGAAATCTCACCTTCAGCCAATGTCGACGACGACCTGTTCAAACTGGATGAATCGGGCCTACCCTACCTTCCAAAGCGAAATACCAAAGTAACGAACCACATCGTAGCCGAGCTGCTCGAAGAGGACTGTTTCTAGTTTCTCATGGTCCATCTCCTAGACGTCAACGTCATGATCGCGCTCGTCGACCAGGACCATACCCACCACAAGAAAGTGAAATCTTGGTTCAAGCATAACCAAAGCTCAGGATGGGCCACCTGCCCTCTGACTGAGAATGGATTCATTCGAATCCTATCGAATCCGAAATATCCGGGGAACGCGGGCAATGCACAACAAATCACTCGTCTGCTTCGAATCCTAAAATCCAACCCCGGTCACCAATTTTGGTGCGATAAAATCTCGTTCACCGACTTTCGAGGGTTCCAGCTTAACGGCACTGCAACCCACAAAGCAATTACCGACTTTTACCTGTTGGCCCTCAGCACCCTATACCAAGGCAAACTCGCCACGCTCGACCAACGCATCGATTCAAGTCAAGTAAACGGCGGAGAGGCAGCCCTTGCGCAAATTTAATACTTAAACGCCCTTCAACGATCCCCTGCACGGTCGAGGGGCTTCACTAGAGGACGCGGTACCAAGTGCCCCGCACGACAATTGAGAAGCAAGGCGACGAAACATTCGCAGAGAAAAGAGACTTCATTCCCAATGTCTAACTGAATCAAGAACCTCCAAACTCCGCGCTCTCAGCGACCTCCGCGGTTAAAAAGAGAAGCCTTTGGCGAAATTTAGCGTCTTTGCTACGCCATCTCCGCAGTGCTCCGTCGCGGTAAAAAAAACTTTGCGTCCTCCGCGATCTTAGCGGTTAACCTTCACCCTTTCCCATGAAGTTGCTCAATCCACTCCTTTTACTCGCCCTCGCCTTCTGCGCGGCAACCGCCTCGCAGGCGCAAACGCTCTCCGCCGAACAGCAGGCCAAGCTCAATTCCCTCCCTGCTCCCCTGCGAGCCCAAGCCATGGACGAGCTGCGCAAGTACCAAGCTCAGCAATCCAGCAGCAATGCAAGCCAAGCCTTGGAAACGCCAGAGGTCGTCAAGAAGAACGACGCAAAACCCAAAGAGGGAGACGAACAAGTAGAGGAGGAATTCGACGCGGCCGACAAGCTCGCCGACGAAGAAGAAAAGAGCGAAGCCAAAGTCGTAAAAACTGAGCTCAAGCAATTCGGCTACGACCTTTTCGAAGGCTCTCCCACCACCTTTGCCCCCGTCACCGAAATCCCCGTCCCCGTCGACTACGTTATTGGCCCAGGCGACCAGGTCCGCATCCAATTTTTCGGTAAACAATCCGCCTCCTACGATCTCTACGTCTCGAGAGACGGCGTACTGCAAATCCCCGACCTCGGGCCTATGTCGGTGGCAGGACAGAGCTTCAACGAGCTCAAGACTACCATCATCGAGCGAGTGAAGGAGCAGATGATCGGAGTAGAGGCCTTTGTCAGTCTCGGCGAACTCCGCTCCATGCGCATCTTCATGTTGGGCGACGTCAACCGCCCCGGTGCCTACACCGTCTCCTCCCTCTCCACCATGACCAACGCCCTCTTCGTGAGCGGCGGGATACGCCCCATCGGCTCCCTGCGCAACATCCAGCTCAAGCGGGCGGGCGAAATTGTAGCGACGCTCGACCTTTACGAGCTCTTGCTCAACGGCGACACCTCTTCCGACGCTCGCCTGCAACCGGGTGACGTCATCTTCGTACCGCCAGTTGGTACACTGGTCGGCATCGCTGGCGAAGTGCGACGCCCTGCCATCTACGAAATAAAGGAAGATACTAGCATACAAAGAATCTTCGACATGGCCGGTGGGCTCACCCCCAAGGCCTATCCCTCCATCTCGCAAATCGAGCGTATTACCCCTAGCGGCCTGAAGGAACTCATCGATATAGACCTAAGCGCTAGCGGACAACGCTCCGGCTTGGTGGAAAACGGTGACATCATCCGCATCTTCTCAGCTCTGGACCGCGTAGAAAACTTCGTTCGCCTGCAGGGTGCCGTCGAACGCCCCGGCGACTATGCCTGGAGCGAAGGGCAAAGGGTTTCTAGCATCATTCCCCACGTAGAGCAGCTGCTTCCCACCGCCGACCTCGACTACGCCTTGGTTGTATCCAGAAACCCAGTTACCGGCGTCACCACCACACGCTCTTTCAGCCTCGAACAACTCTTCCTGCAAAAAGACAGCAAACACGACCTGCTGCTAGAGCCTAAAGACCGTATCATGATCTTCGATGGAACTAAGGAAGAGCGCGATGGCCTCGACCAGGTAGTAGCACGACTGAAAGCCCAGAGCACCAGCGAAAATCCGCAAAAGGTCGTGAGCATCACGGGGCGCGTGCGTCACCCCGGTGAATACCCGCTCGATCGCTCCATGAATGTCTCCGACCTGGTACGCGCGGCCGGCGGTTTCACAGAAGACGCTTACACCCTGCAAGCCGAGTTGATCCGCTACCAAGACAACAACAAGACCAACCGCGATTCCCTGCTCATTCCCGTAAGCCTTGCTGGCTCCTTAAGTGACAACGCAGGCCAGCAAGACATTGCCCTGCAAGAGTTCGACCGATTGAACGTGAAGCGCGTTCCCGAATGGACGGAACATGAAACCGTGATCATCAGCGGTGAAGTAAACTTCCCGGGAAGCTACGTGATAGAGCGCGGCGAAACCCTTTCTCAAGTAATCGAAAGAGCAGGAGGGCTAACCCGACTCGCCCATCCTGAATCTGCCATTTTTCTGCGTGAGAGCTTGCGTCTAACCGAAGCGGCCAACCTAGCGAAACTGCGGGAACGCCTCAGCAGCGACATCGCCGCGGCTTCCATCCAAAGCGACGCCATTTCCTTAGACGGCGTAGAAACCGCCCAATCCCTCCTCGACCAACTGGAAAACACTCAAGCAGTCGGGCGCCTCGTCATCAACCTTCCCGACATCCTCGATGGCTTGGAAGATATCACAGTCATCGATGGCGACGAACTCATCATCAAGCAACGACCCCAAGCCGTTACCATCATCGGCAGTGTCAACTATCCCACCTCCCATCTCTACCAAGGCGGCCTCAGTCACATCGACTATATCAATCTTTCTGGCGGACTCACCAAAAAGGCCGACAAGAAACAAATCTATATCGTAAGAGCCAATGGCCAGGTCATCACCGAACAAAAATCCCGTTTCTTCCCCAAGGGAGGAACCATCATCGAAGCGGGCGATACGGTAGTGGTGCCGATTGATGTAGACCGCGTAGCACCGCTCAAGCTCTGGACCACCACCAGCCAAATCTTCTACCAAATCGCCCTCGGCGCCGCCGCCATCAACTCGTTCTAGCGACACAGCGTGTCGATTGAAGATCGTAGATTCTAAATTTAAGATTGATGGCAGCTTACCAATTCTTCGAAGAACTCCCTATTTGGCAGGAAGCAAGAGAACTTGTCCGCCTTATTTACAAACTCACCAAGCAAGAAGAATTTTCGAAAGACTTCGGCCTAAAAGACCAGATCCAGCGTGCTGGAGTGTCTATTATGACAAACATAGCCGAAGGGTTTGAGAGACGTACCACAAAAGAATTCCAGCAGTTCCTCAACTACTCGAAAGCAAGTTCAGGCGAGGTACGCTCACTATCGTACGTTTCGTTGGATCAAGCGTATGTAACCGAGGAGCAATTCAATTCTATTCGCGAATTCACCTTGCAACTATCTAGGTCCATCACCGGATTCGACCGCTACCTCGGCCAGTCGAACCACTGATCAGAACCAATTTTCAATCCTCAATTTTAAATCTTCAATCGCAATGAACGAAGTGAATCCACCAACTCCTCCACCGTATCCACAATACCCTTACCCGCCAGAAGAAGACGAGCTCTCCTTGATCGACCTCTGGAATATCGTCTGGAAGCGAAAATGGCCTTGGCTGACCTTTGGTCCCCTCTTCGCAGTGCTCGGTATTTTCTACGCCCTAAAGCAGCCAGAAATTTATCGCGGCGAAGCCACCCTGGTACCCAACTCCGAAGAACAAGGCGGCGGTGGACTGGCCGCCCTCGCCGGACAATTCGGAGGCCTGGCGTCCATGGCAGGCATCAATATCGGCGGAGGCGGATCCACAGAGACTGCGATCGCCACTTTAAGATCACGCCATTTCCTCATGCCCTTCATCGAAAGCGAAGCAGCGCAAAAAGCGATATTTGCCGACGAATGGGACGAGGAATCGAAGTCATGGACCGTATCCAAAGAGCGGAGACAGGAAGACAATCGGCCTACGAAGCTCGAAACCTACGAGCGATTCACCAAGGAGTGCCTCAACGTCTCGGAAGACAAAAAGACTGGCATCGTAACCCTTGCCGTAGAACTGCAAGATCCGGAGCTGGCAGCCGCATGGACTAACCAACTGGCGGACCACCTCAACGCTCACCTGCGCGAGCAGGCCAAACTCGAAGCAGAAAAGAACCTCGAGTATCTAAACAAACAGATCACTGAAACCCGCGTACTGGAAATTAAGGAGTCGCTCTACGGCCTGATCGAAAGCCAAACCAAAAACGCCATGCTGGCCAACGCGAAGGAGGACTACGCCTTCAAGGTCATCGACCCTGCGGTCACCCCAGAAGAACGGGTACGTCCCAAGCGGGCCCTCATCGTCGTCGCCTCTGGAATGCTAGGTGGATTTTTCGGCCTCTTCCTCTGCTTCGTACTGCATTTTGTACAAACGGCTAAGCGGCAGGAATCCAAAGCCTGAGAGGTCAAGTTTATAGCCAATAGTGGCGGGAGCATCTTGCTCCCGAATTAACCAACTTCATACGCGACCTAGAAGGTCCCGCCACTCTGCCTATGGTGGCGGGAGCATCCTGCTCCCGATTCAACCGAATGCATTCGCACATTCAGCAATAAGGCTCGCTCGGAGATCGAGCCCTACCTTGCAACCACCAGAGCAAAGGTTCCTTTACTTATTTCGCCTACGGTGCACGAGCAGCCTCAGCTGCTCTCGACCCCAGAAAACAGGCCCAATAACTAAATAGAGAAAACTCAGAGATCGCGGCAACTTGACCTTCTCGTAGGCGGGCGGCCAAACGAGCAAGGTTGAAATATGCCGCAGCTTTTCTCCAAATCCTCCATGCAGCGTCAACAACACCCAGGAGCGGCGCACCATGTTGGAAAACGTTCCTGAATACTCATCTTCAGCCAATAGCTGCTGCAGACATAAAGAGCTGGCTAAGAAAGGTGATTTTTCAGCACGGCTGGCCTTCCGATCTGATCCACCCCTCGTGGTGCCTAAGCTCCACTCTAGCGACTTCAACAAGGATCGAACGAGCTCCACCACACGCGAAGGCGGTCTACGATCTTCGCTTCTTAATTCCGGTGGCCGCAATGAAGTGACACTCGCACGAGATTGTAATTCAGCCCCCCGCCCTACAGCGCAAAAAGAGGAAGAGGCAGCATGAGCTACGGACCTGCCAGATCCCGCTTCCCTGATGAGTTTCACATCTAGAAGCCATTTCAATCGGTTCCAGCAATGGGAAGCCCCATGCATTGCTAGATAACCAATCAGGTGCCCCTCACCCAGCGTACTTACCTCCTCGCCCGAAACAGCAACTCTTTGCTTCGAAGCAAAGAGTTGCTCGATCGGAGTATTGATTAAGACATCATTTCTCGAAAGCCGCCAGTGAAGCTCCACCCCCATTCCATCCTTAGTGAGGTGAACATGATACAATCGCGTCCAAATGGGATCTTTGAGAGGTTGGGATGCTATTCCGAGGAGGTCCTGCTGCTTGAAGCCTATACTCGAAAGAACCCGAATCGCATCAGGAATGTCGCTCGACCGCACCAGCATATCCAAATCGTTACAATGCCGCTGTGTAGGGTCTCCGTACAGCAATTGGCTCAGCACCGGGCCTTTGAGAGCGATAAAATCGACTTCCTCTTGTCGCAAGGCTTTGCTGATCCTCAGAAACTCAGCCAGCAACGCAAGCTGGCGGAGCTGCAGTCGCCGCGCTGTTGTATCCAACTCGACTCGCAACTTTGGGGAAAGGCGTTCCCACAGCCCCATTCGCTTGAGCGCCGCGCAAAATACTACATGCACGCGGTGCCGAGCCAGTAGCCCCTTTAGCTTCGCCTCGTCGATACCTCCAAAATCGAAATCCCCCGGTCCACCGTGGCCATGTCGTGTCCCCGCACCAAATCCGAGCGTTAGCGCGATAAATCGAAACTCCGCAGGCAGCTCGCTTCGATCGACTCCCACTACTTAACAGTCGACCTATGCCGAATTCCCCTTGAAGGAAACCAGCTTGTCGCCGTTCAAGCTGGCCCCATCCTTTCGATACGCCGAACCTACTTCCGCATGCGAGGGAGCCCAAGTCGGGGCGGAGTAATCAGGCACATACTCAGGAACAAAACTGTGCAGCTTGCGCTTCAGGGCATTGTAGTCAGAGGAGCGGAGCAATGGAGAGAGTTCCTTGAGGAATTTTCGGACCTCTGCCTCGTTGGACTTACGCCCCGTAAAGCGGAACACCTTCTTGTTTTCCGTTAGCTCCAAGGTTTCCTGGCCATGCTGCAGCTCCTCGTAGAGCTTTTCGCCAGGGCGCAGGCCCGAGAAAACGATGTCGATGTCCTCTCCTTCGCGCAAGCCGCTCAACTTGATCATCTGCTTGGCGAGATCGTAAATCTTCATGGGCTCGCCCATATCCAACACAAAAATCTCTCCCCCCTCCGCGTCGACCGAGCACTCGAGCACCAAGCCAACAGCTTCCGGAACCGTCATGAAATAACGAGTGATCTCAGGATGCGTTACGGTAATCGGACCGCCTTCTTCGATTTGACGCTTGAAAGTCGGAATCACGCTGCCTGAAGAGCCTAACACGTTTCCAAAACGCACCGCAACGAATTGCGGAATGCGAGTGGAATCTTGCAACGACTGCAGGAAGATCTCCGCCAATCGCTTGGAGACCCCCATCACGTTGGTCGGGTTGACCGCCTTGTCGGTGGAGATGAATACAAAACGCTCCACCTCGTACTTGATAGCCAGATCGGCGAGCAAGGCAGTACCCAAGGTATTGTTGCGAATCGCCTCACCCGGCTGGTGTTCCATCATGGGAACATGCTTGTGGGCAGCCGCATGGAAGATGACATCCGGCAGGAACCCACCCATCAAAAAGTCCATGCGAGCTTCGTCCGTGATATCACCAATGAAGGCGTGGGAGGCGACGTCGGGGAACTCAGACTTCAGCTTCTGTTCCGTCTGAAAGAGCAGGTATTCCGCACGCTCGACCATTAACACCATGCTGGGATTACACTGGGCTATCTGGCGACAGAGCTCGCCTCCGATGGTCCCGCCCGCTCCGGTGACCATAACCACCTTCCCAGACAACTCACCAATGACTTTCTTGGAGTGGAGTTTGATAGAACGGCGTCCGAGCAGGTCGTCTATTTTGACAGGGCGAAGCTTGTCCACTCGCTTGCGACCTGAAGCCAGGTCTTCCCAGGAGGGTACGATCTCCACCTTCATGGAAAGCTTGCTGGCCTCCTCAGTGATCTCCCGAATCTTGGAGGGGCTGGCAGCGGGCATGGCCACGATCAGCTTGGTCGCTCCACAGCCCATATTGGTATCGCAGGCCTTGGAAATCGAGCTGTAGACTTTGAGCCCGTGAACGTTCTTGTCCCACTTGAAAGGATCGTCGTCAATGAAGGCCACCGGCGTGAGGGGACGATGTCGCTTGCCCATCAGATCAGCTGCCAAGGCTGCGCCGGTGTGACCCGCTCCATAAATGACAACCCGATGCTGGTCGCTAGGATCGGACAACACCCGAACGCCTGTACGTTTTTCGCGATAAATACGGAGGGATGTGCGAAAAACGCAGAGGAGGCTTACCGAGATAAAATAGTCGAGGATGATAGCGGCCTTGGAATGAAGGATGCCGAATTGGGTGTAGAACGAAGCGATGAAAAATAATACGCTTGGGACACCGAAAGCAGCTCCCACCCGGTAAACGTCCGGCA comes from Pelagicoccus enzymogenes and encodes:
- a CDS encoding IS110 family transposase — encoded protein: MAFSEDARIVRTGGHRSERVSSEINLRPEPSLSELSAEQRSLEATWLGYQTVERARHQRRELTSTRQIQAMNPTEYDIIAIDISKDTLEALSDKRSFSVSNKADALSELTDHIATFKTPLAVFEATGGYERILMQQLLAKGLPFARVNPARVRHYAKSEGVKAKTDPIDARMIRNFAKEKNIRPQTPPCEKRQQLAALLDRRSHLSEQLSREKNRRQNSDPLIHPSIERMIAIVQNELETIEEDIRELVQSDAKMRSQQGIALSVCGVGEVTAWTLLAHLSEIESLNRNQIVALAGIAPFNDDSGKTKKKRRIQEGRAKVRRCLYMATKTAAVHNEVIRPYVQKLRDKGKPYKCAIVAGMRKMLIHIQSLFKKLNLQLAQ
- a CDS encoding capsule assembly Wzi family protein, producing the protein MQKLLPLFAITLATNAFASPRIESDSITSRHDMQLLRDNGAIESAVLTWPWPLGRDALGDHQSAIGDLESMAFPLSRMESVYSEASELGFRPTKTSLSLASDTLPFRSFGSQPREQFEASLSQSWLSEWFAGNVSLTYADNPLDGDEFRLDGTYLAMALGNWSFGIDQVDRWWGPGWDGSLILSNNARPVPALSLTRISPDAFENKWLRWIGPWTFTTFMGQLDNDEGERPGSDARLFGMRIDFTPFGWENLDIGLSRTAQWAGDGRPGDLDTFWRLLIGEDNRVNGVTFENEPGNQLAGIDYRLRIPGWNLAQYAQLTGEDEETYLPDANMLLAGLETWGELESTNATWRAYFEWADTRAGYLRRDPRPDRDFNTAYNHGIYRSGYRRKGRAIGHAMDGDGVMRSIGGFIVQENGNLWGAKYRNYSLNRDGRGPHSITIDPVEGSSIEVFAELNDLTFLPFVSDQRSAISHPKLTFGIHYIDEENQVTGESDSDLGGHVSIVTSF
- a CDS encoding TA system VapC family ribonuclease toxin produces the protein MVHLLDVNVMIALVDQDHTHHKKVKSWFKHNQSSGWATCPLTENGFIRILSNPKYPGNAGNAQQITRLLRILKSNPGHQFWCDKISFTDFRGFQLNGTATHKAITDFYLLALSTLYQGKLATLDQRIDSSQVNGGEAALAQI
- a CDS encoding SLBB domain-containing protein, with product MKLLNPLLLLALAFCAATASQAQTLSAEQQAKLNSLPAPLRAQAMDELRKYQAQQSSSNASQALETPEVVKKNDAKPKEGDEQVEEEFDAADKLADEEEKSEAKVVKTELKQFGYDLFEGSPTTFAPVTEIPVPVDYVIGPGDQVRIQFFGKQSASYDLYVSRDGVLQIPDLGPMSVAGQSFNELKTTIIERVKEQMIGVEAFVSLGELRSMRIFMLGDVNRPGAYTVSSLSTMTNALFVSGGIRPIGSLRNIQLKRAGEIVATLDLYELLLNGDTSSDARLQPGDVIFVPPVGTLVGIAGEVRRPAIYEIKEDTSIQRIFDMAGGLTPKAYPSISQIERITPSGLKELIDIDLSASGQRSGLVENGDIIRIFSALDRVENFVRLQGAVERPGDYAWSEGQRVSSIIPHVEQLLPTADLDYALVVSRNPVTGVTTTRSFSLEQLFLQKDSKHDLLLEPKDRIMIFDGTKEERDGLDQVVARLKAQSTSENPQKVVSITGRVRHPGEYPLDRSMNVSDLVRAAGGFTEDAYTLQAELIRYQDNNKTNRDSLLIPVSLAGSLSDNAGQQDIALQEFDRLNVKRVPEWTEHETVIISGEVNFPGSYVIERGETLSQVIERAGGLTRLAHPESAIFLRESLRLTEAANLAKLRERLSSDIAAASIQSDAISLDGVETAQSLLDQLENTQAVGRLVINLPDILDGLEDITVIDGDELIIKQRPQAVTIIGSVNYPTSHLYQGGLSHIDYINLSGGLTKKADKKQIYIVRANGQVITEQKSRFFPKGGTIIEAGDTVVVPIDVDRVAPLKLWTTTSQIFYQIALGAAAINSF
- a CDS encoding four helix bundle protein: MAAYQFFEELPIWQEARELVRLIYKLTKQEEFSKDFGLKDQIQRAGVSIMTNIAEGFERRTTKEFQQFLNYSKASSGEVRSLSYVSLDQAYVTEEQFNSIREFTLQLSRSITGFDRYLGQSNH
- a CDS encoding Wzz/FepE/Etk N-terminal domain-containing protein; this encodes MNEVNPPTPPPYPQYPYPPEEDELSLIDLWNIVWKRKWPWLTFGPLFAVLGIFYALKQPEIYRGEATLVPNSEEQGGGGLAALAGQFGGLASMAGINIGGGGSTETAIATLRSRHFLMPFIESEAAQKAIFADEWDEESKSWTVSKERRQEDNRPTKLETYERFTKECLNVSEDKKTGIVTLAVELQDPELAAAWTNQLADHLNAHLREQAKLEAEKNLEYLNKQITETRVLEIKESLYGLIESQTKNAMLANAKEDYAFKVIDPAVTPEERVRPKRALIVVASGMLGGFFGLFLCFVLHFVQTAKRQESKA
- a CDS encoding nucleotidyltransferase family protein — its product is MGVDRSELPAEFRFIALTLGFGAGTRHGHGGPGDFDFGGIDEAKLKGLLARHRVHVVFCAALKRMGLWERLSPKLRVELDTTARRLQLRQLALLAEFLRISKALRQEEVDFIALKGPVLSQLLYGDPTQRHCNDLDMLVRSSDIPDAIRVLSSIGFKQQDLLGIASQPLKDPIWTRLYHVHLTKDGMGVELHWRLSRNDVLINTPIEQLFASKQRVAVSGEEVSTLGEGHLIGYLAMHGASHCWNRLKWLLDVKLIREAGSGRSVAHAASSSFCAVGRGAELQSRASVTSLRPPELRSEDRRPPSRVVELVRSLLKSLEWSLGTTRGGSDRKASRAEKSPFLASSLCLQQLLAEDEYSGTFSNMVRRSWVLLTLHGGFGEKLRHISTLLVWPPAYEKVKLPRSLSFLYLVIGPVFWGREQLRLLVHRRRNK
- a CDS encoding nucleoside-diphosphate sugar epimerase/dehydratase gives rise to the protein MKTNFNMRVHKLSRLTLLSAIYSLICVASLTLAFEFRDDFTISDATAGMLWATVFWLIPIKLVSLYFFGQYRGLLTFFRLPDVYRVGAAFGVPSVLFFIASFYTQFGILHSKAAIILDYFISVSLLCVFRTSLRIYREKRTGVRVLSDPSDQHRVVIYGAGHTGAALAADLMGKRHRPLTPVAFIDDDPFKWDKNVHGLKVYSSISKACDTNMGCGATKLIVAMPAASPSKIREITEEASKLSMKVEIVPSWEDLASGRKRVDKLRPVKIDDLLGRRSIKLHSKKVIGELSGKVVMVTGAGGTIGGELCRQIAQCNPSMVLMVERAEYLLFQTEQKLKSEFPDVASHAFIGDITDEARMDFLMGGFLPDVIFHAAAHKHVPMMEHQPGEAIRNNTLGTALLADLAIKYEVERFVFISTDKAVNPTNVMGVSKRLAEIFLQSLQDSTRIPQFVAVRFGNVLGSSGSVIPTFKRQIEEGGPITVTHPEITRYFMTVPEAVGLVLECSVDAEGGEIFVLDMGEPMKIYDLAKQMIKLSGLREGEDIDIVFSGLRPGEKLYEELQHGQETLELTENKKVFRFTGRKSNEAEVRKFLKELSPLLRSSDYNALKRKLHSFVPEYVPDYSAPTWAPSHAEVGSAYRKDGASLNGDKLVSFKGNSA